In Thermoanaerobacterium xylanolyticum LX-11, the genomic window TCCGGGAATTCTACCTCTTTTTGCAATAGGTTCTCCTTCTACTTCTTTAATATCCATCGTCATATCTATAGGAGATGCATCTGATATATAACTGCCAACGCCAAATGCATCTGCACCGCTTAATGCAAGCTCTTTTATCCTTTCTGGTGTAAGCCCACCAGACACAATGATCTTGACATTGTCAAACCCTTTTTGGTTAAGCCTCTGCCTAAGCTCATACACAAGGCTTGCTGTCACACCCCCTCTTTCCGATGGCGTATCCAATCTTATGCCATACAACCTATCTCCTAAAAATTCAGCCACTCTCAATGATTCTTCAATTTCATCTTTAAATGTATCTACTAAAATAGTTATTTTCTCATCTTTAGGCGTTATCTCACTGTAAGCCTTTGCTACAGTAAGAGTGTCGCCAGCTATCAGAAAAGCCGCATGTGGCACTGTGCCCTTTGGTTCACGGCCTAAAAGCTTTGCTCCCAATATACAGCTAGCATCATCAGCACCACCTATAAGGGCGGCCCTTTCCATGACAGGCGCCACTGCAGGATGCACATGTCTTGCGCCAAAACAAAGTAAAGGCTTGTCTGGAATAACTTCTTTAAGCTCTCTTGCTGCAGTAGCCCATCCGCATGAACTTGCCAACATACCCAATATCACAGTTTCATACGTGCCAAACTCGTTGTACGGTCCAATGATTCTCATAACAGTCTCTTTTGCTTCAAAAGTCTCTCCTTCATCTATAGACCACACTTCAATGTTTTTATCTTTTAAGACATTTTTTACTTCAGGCAGCCCTGCAAAAACACCACTTCTTCTTGCAAATATCTCTGCCGTTACAACTTTCCCGTCAATCCCTAAAT contains:
- a CDS encoding nicotinate phosphoribosyltransferase, whose amino-acid sequence is MKIIKHLEDLREVKVSNDREFFSATHDEIKNGATTDVYFLRTQDILKHLGIDGKVVTAEIFARRSGVFAGLPEVKNVLKDKNIEVWSIDEGETFEAKETVMRIIGPYNEFGTYETVILGMLASSCGWATAARELKEVIPDKPLLCFGARHVHPAVAPVMERAALIGGADDASCILGAKLLGREPKGTVPHAAFLIAGDTLTVAKAYSEITPKDEKITILVDTFKDEIEESLRVAEFLGDRLYGIRLDTPSERGGVTASLVYELRQRLNQKGFDNVKIIVSGGLTPERIKELALSGADAFGVGSYISDASPIDMTMDIKEVEGEPIAKRGRIPGRIENAKLKRII